The following coding sequences lie in one Verrucomicrobiota bacterium genomic window:
- a CDS encoding GNAT family N-acetyltransferase: MDILTTERLQLRPFTWTDLDDLASILADAEVMRFSLMQPKTREETRSALESILAAYDQNGFGLYAVVYPADRTLIGYCGFVLREVDGNREIELGCGLRPTYWGRGLGTEALKACRDYGFGKLGFQRLISIVDPRNIASIRVAEKAGMKLERTSAFQGSPLDIYGMTRG, encoded by the coding sequence ACCTGGACGACCTGGCTTCGATTCTCGCGGACGCCGAGGTGATGCGCTTTTCATTAATGCAGCCGAAAACCAGAGAGGAAACGCGCTCGGCCCTGGAGAGCATTCTGGCTGCTTACGATCAGAATGGTTTCGGTCTTTACGCCGTCGTTTACCCCGCGGACCGGACTCTGATCGGCTATTGCGGCTTTGTTTTGCGGGAAGTGGATGGGAATCGCGAGATCGAGCTGGGTTGCGGTCTGAGACCGACCTACTGGGGCCGAGGGCTCGGCACCGAAGCGCTCAAGGCTTGCCGCGACTACGGTTTCGGCAAACTGGGTTTCCAGCGCTTGATCTCCATCGTCGATCCGAGAAACATCGCCTCCATTCGCGTGGCGGAAAAAGCCGGGATGAAATTGGAGAGGACCTCCGCTTTTCAGGGATCGCCGCTCGACATTTATGGAATGACGCGCGGATAA
- a CDS encoding response regulator, with amino-acid sequence MNPPHLLIIEDDDLQYEIYEEALEDFQLTRVTTGTDALHGVARQPPDLIILDHVLDDGQLGLDYLPEMKELAPHVPIIIVSGALEAHEQMGALQGPRRAHYCITKPVDVHELKKTIAVALRECGETEIVRQFEALERSKRVDAEALFSRSTDRLSRQTEIRRMVANAKERPNVSALAREFKVARRTIIRDLQELIRRGEIRAEVYPKWESETDEETKD; translated from the coding sequence ATGAACCCGCCGCACCTTCTCATCATCGAAGATGACGATCTCCAGTATGAAATCTACGAGGAGGCGCTGGAGGACTTCCAACTGACACGCGTCACCACCGGCACGGACGCTCTGCACGGCGTCGCACGCCAACCTCCTGATTTGATCATTCTGGACCATGTGCTGGATGACGGGCAGCTTGGATTGGATTATCTGCCGGAGATGAAAGAGCTGGCCCCGCACGTGCCCATCATCATCGTCTCCGGCGCGCTGGAGGCCCACGAGCAAATGGGCGCCTTGCAAGGCCCGCGCCGCGCACACTATTGCATCACCAAACCCGTCGATGTCCACGAACTGAAGAAGACCATTGCAGTGGCGTTGCGGGAGTGCGGCGAAACGGAAATTGTCCGGCAGTTCGAGGCGTTGGAACGCTCCAAACGCGTCGATGCCGAGGCGCTCTTCAGCCGTTCCACCGACCGCCTCTCGCGTCAGACGGAAATCCGGCGGATGGTGGCGAACGCCAAGGAACGGCCTAATGTGTCGGCGCTGGCACGGGAATTCAAAGTGGCCCGCCGCACCATTATCCGGGATCTGCAGGAATTGATCCGCCGCGGCGAAATCCGCGCGGAAGTGTATCCGAAATGGGAAAGCGAGACGGATGAAGAAACCAAAGACTAA
- a CDS encoding pyrrolo-quinoline quinone — MKKPKTNSSPEQDGRASLSPASRVGRVRGPSNGSPGRNRPTGFMGRARGAVARGSSPELLCLGAWLIQISAAFGAELSDGANWPAFRGPQARGVAEGSKVPERWNVEKSENIQWKTPIPGLGHSCPVIWGDKIFVTTAVLATGNADLKIGLYGDIGSVNEQMKHSWVLIALSKADGAILWKTTAHESVPRVKRHPKSSHANSTPTTDGKRIVCIFGSEGLFCFSMDGKLLWQTDLGPLDSGYFVVPTAQWGFASSPVIHGDRVIVQCDVLTNPFLAAFDLSTGKELWRTPRSDVPTWSTPTVATRDRRSQILVNGFRHIGGYDLENGKEIWKLKGGGDIPVPTPIVSDDLVFITNAHGKMAPIYAIRLGATGDITLADNQSSHPHVAWSMNRRGNYMQTPIVVGDYLYCCNDAGVLACYHAKTGEPQYSERLGPGGSGFTASAISADGKIYFTSELGAVYVVKAGPKFEVLARNELGETCMATPAISEGTLFFRTRNHIVAIAEN; from the coding sequence ATGAAGAAACCAAAGACTAACTCTTCCCCTGAACAGGACGGTAGGGCGAGCCTGTCCCCAGCGAGCCGAGTCGGACGTGTTCGAGGCCCGTCGAACGGCTCGCCGGGACGGAATCGCCCTACCGGGTTCATGGGCCGCGCGCGTGGCGCTGTGGCCAGGGGATCTTCCCCTGAACTGTTGTGTCTCGGCGCATGGTTGATTCAGATTTCCGCTGCCTTTGGTGCCGAGCTTTCCGATGGAGCGAACTGGCCGGCGTTCCGCGGACCGCAAGCCCGTGGTGTCGCGGAGGGTTCCAAGGTGCCCGAACGTTGGAACGTCGAGAAATCCGAGAACATCCAGTGGAAAACTCCAATTCCAGGCCTGGGTCATTCCTGTCCGGTCATTTGGGGGGACAAAATCTTCGTCACAACCGCGGTCCTTGCAACCGGCAATGCCGATTTGAAGATCGGCCTTTATGGAGACATTGGATCGGTCAACGAGCAGATGAAACACAGTTGGGTGCTGATCGCTTTGAGCAAAGCGGACGGAGCAATCCTCTGGAAAACGACGGCTCACGAGAGTGTCCCCAGGGTGAAACGCCATCCGAAATCCAGCCACGCCAACTCCACTCCGACCACGGACGGCAAACGCATCGTCTGCATTTTCGGCTCCGAAGGCCTGTTCTGTTTTTCGATGGACGGGAAGCTTCTCTGGCAAACTGATCTCGGCCCGCTCGACTCCGGCTACTTCGTGGTGCCCACCGCTCAATGGGGCTTTGCCAGTTCGCCCGTCATCCACGGGGATCGCGTCATCGTCCAATGCGACGTCCTGACGAATCCCTTCTTGGCTGCGTTCGATCTCAGCACCGGGAAAGAACTCTGGAGGACACCCCGTTCGGACGTGCCGACCTGGAGCACTCCCACCGTGGCCACGCGCGACCGACGATCGCAGATTCTCGTCAATGGGTTTCGGCACATCGGCGGTTACGATCTCGAAAACGGGAAAGAAATCTGGAAGTTGAAGGGCGGCGGAGATATTCCCGTGCCCACGCCGATTGTGTCGGACGACTTGGTTTTCATTACCAATGCCCACGGCAAGATGGCGCCGATTTACGCGATCCGGCTCGGCGCGACCGGCGACATCACGCTGGCCGACAATCAATCGAGCCACCCGCACGTCGCCTGGAGCATGAACCGCCGCGGGAATTACATGCAAACCCCCATCGTCGTCGGAGACTATCTGTACTGCTGCAACGACGCCGGAGTGCTCGCGTGCTACCACGCGAAGACGGGCGAACCGCAATACAGCGAACGGCTCGGTCCCGGCGGATCGGGCTTCACGGCTTCGGCCATCTCGGCGGATGGGAAGATTTACTTCACGAGTGAGCTGGGCGCGGTTTATGTCGTCAAAGCCGGACCGAAATTCGAGGTTCTGGCCCGGAACGAACTGGGCGAAACCTGCATGGCCACGCCGGCCATTTCCGAGGGCACGCTCTTCTTTCGCACCCGCAACCACATTGTGGCGATCGCGGAGAATTAG